The nucleotide window GCTATCCTGTTTATTTCTGGCAAAAGTTTTCCAAATATATTGTTGTTCAATTGCCTCAAAATGTCATAATTCTTGGTGTAAATCATAGTGTTGTCTTAGTTTAATAGTTTGTTCTAATCCTGTTTAAGTAGATGTCACTATTAAACTGTTACCCTGTAAGGCACATgaccttttcttaaaaaaaacaaagcaaggcaGAATTTTATGTCATTGAGTGAATGCCATGAAATCTTGCCTAGTACAGCCAATTATTTTATTCTACTTAGATCAGGTAGCTGTGACTCACATCTCCTGGCAATGTGCCACTGACCTGCTGTGTGATTGTATTAATTAATCCCTTTGTTTGCTCATCTgtaaaaggattaaaaaagcCAACTTCCATAGAATTTACCCAGACTGCAAGCAGAGAGTGAGATGTTGATTGACCCAGTGTGTTCACAGGAACAAAGTAAATATTAGGAGGagtaataaaatttaaaatgtagcTCTTATTATAAGCAAATAGAATATCTTACCttctaacaaaagaaaaatttatttttaaaaattgcaaatatATTGAATTTCTCAGATCAGAGTGAATCAATGTAGCCCACCCTGTTTATCTCGTTTTGCATTACTTATCAGATAACTATGACAAGACTAGTTAATACTAAAATTGAAAAATAGTAATGTGGAAAATACACTAGATCATAAAGATAGTGTAGGCATTTTCTATGAAAACTATCTCAAAGCTAATCACATATTTATGATACTGCTTACCAAATCACGGGAaaatggttttttcttttttttttttaaaccttaaaTTAGATGCACAGTTGTCATCATGCTGTAAATGCCAGCAAAGTGTAGGAAGCCTTGAAAATAAAGCACATGAGGCTCTGTCTCACTTCACAGAACCACTGGATGCAAAGGGTGCTGAAGAAGATGGAAAAGATCATGAAAACAAGAATCAGAGTAGCTCAGATGCTTCTGAATATAGACACTTTGACAATGGATCAGACATtgaaaaaggagggaagaaggaaaagaactgCACTCCTAAAATGAACTCACCTCAGCAAGATGAAATCCTAGCTACAGTAACTTTTGGTGAATCAGAAGGCTCatccaaaggaaaaattacaCTGTGGGGCAAACCAGATTCTTCAGACTCTGTTAGCTTGGCTGCTGGAAAAATTTCTGCAGAAGTAAAATATGGCTCCTTTAATATTGAAGTAGAAATTAAGAATACTTCTTTGTTTGATTCTGGAACAAAAGTTAGGGATGGAAAATGGAAGAGTTCAAAGAACAAGAAATGTCATGAAAGACAGTGCCAGAAAAGACAATGTTCAAAGTGTTCAAAATGTTCAAAGTACGAGTGCCCTTTAACTGGACATCCAGCAGAACACAGGGGGAAATACATGGGATCCTCTATACATAAAATTCAAACTGCCATCAGTGAAAGTCCCTCCCTGGAAATGAACATTGAAACGAAAGACATTCAGGTGGAATAtacaagcagaaataaaaatctgaagaTTAATATCAAAGCTGGTGAGCAGGCACAGAGCAAACCACTGAGCAGAGAACACAAAGATACGTACTGGAGTGAAACAGATTATTCTGTTACGGAGGCATGTTGTAACACAGACTGTGAGTCATTGTTTAACTTCCATGAAAAAGCAGATTATACATTCCCAGATGGATATACACTTCTTCCTCCACCTAAAGAATTTGCTGACTGTGACAAAATGCACTTGGATACAATTGCAGAATGCATATCTTCCTACCCTGTTAATAGAAGGGAATCTGATGGTCTCACTACAGCCTTGAGTATTTGCggggaagaaaattatttctgtaaacTTAACGCAGAGGACTATGAAGACCATACCAATGAAAAGGAAGATGTTTCTAAGGATCAAAtacttttttcaaaaataaataatactaATTGTCTTGTAGCTATTAATACCTTGCATAATCCGAACAATGGGAAAGAATGTGTTAGTAAGAGCAATATATtacatcaagaaaaaaatagctgtGACGGACACAGAGACAGAGGACCAAAAACAGCAAGAAGAAAGTCTTTCCCAGATACTACCCTGGAGGTACTATCACCAGTTCACCCTAGAAGGGATTCTGGCTTTTACTCACTGCCATCCTTAAATGTATTGCTTAAGGAGACCAAAGCAGATGTCCATAACAGGAACTCACATATTCCTACCAAATATAAGGAACTTTGTAAGTGTCCTGCCTTGACCTCCTCTCTGACAGACCTTTGCAAGTATCCTGACTTGACCTCCTCACTGAGAAATTTGAGAAGTCTTAAGTCTTCATATCAGTATGCTTTCACATCATTTGATCATAACATTACCATTTATCCATCTGAGCCTGAAGAAGGTGTCTATCTAGATGGCACTTGTTTACTGAAAGACTGTGTAGACTGTGTGGTGCACgatgaagaaacagaagaaacatTAATGGGGAGTCTTCATTCCAGTGGTACTATACCtgacaaaagagaaaatgacCATGAAGAGCCTCTGGGAAACCTATCCATGTGGGAAGAAGACTCAGAGTCTACTGAAGTTTTA belongs to Haemorhous mexicanus isolate bHaeMex1 chromosome Z, bHaeMex1.pri, whole genome shotgun sequence and includes:
- the LOC132341555 gene encoding uncharacterized protein LOC132341555 isoform X2, with amino-acid sequence MSRKKRKSCKNRKSSDSREYAQLSSCCKCQQSVGSLENKAHEALSHFTEPLDAKGAEEDGKDHENKNQSSSDASEYRHFDNGSDIEKGGKKEKNCTPKMNSPQQDEILATVTFGESEGSSKGKITLWGKPDSSDSVSLAAGKISAEVKYGSFNIEVEIKNTSLFDSGTKVRDGKWKSSKNKKCHERQCQKRQCSKCSKCSKYECPLTGHPAEHRGKYMGSSIHKIQTAISESPSLEMNIETKDIQVEYTSRNKNLKINIKAGEQAQSKPLSREHKDTYWSETDYSVTEACCNTDCESLFNFHEKADYTFPDGYTLLPPPKEFADCDKMHLDTIAECISSYPVNRRESDGLTTALSICGEENYFCKLNAEDYEDHTNEKEDVSKDQILFSKINNTNCLVAINTLHNPNNGKECVSKSNILHQEKNSCDGHRDRGPKTARRKSFPDTTLEVLSPVHPRRDSGFYSLPSLNVLLKETKADVHNRNSHIPTKYKELCKCPALTSSLTDLCKYPDLTSSLRNLRSLKSSYQYAFTSFDHNITIYPSEPEEGVYLDGTCLLKDCVDCVVHDEETEETLMGSLHSSGTIPDKRENDHEEPLGNLSMWEEDSESTEVLDKEKSEYNSVEKHVEWQNKAHLVQASPLSTSPSGEFINDKESTNYASTESIPKQCSVSQLNVHPPYVESEVKNKRRQSVLTDPPVITGEVEGRLVQDNTTLISECFVSAVKKEPNLICSIQEKSLLSSLLLDHKENDMNKALESLSEVQDVYGDVHVESDCCNNSAQVSVLSTFSVCTEKKENFTEHLNIKQRLENFCSKQSIDDSLRGAPGVNQLSLLVKSNFEDTESNFEMKEDYYETADMSSSVRHISQKDLKSEMNKTRKLPLKNDARASDSSQEDAIDQWARRRKQFKDSKKCSSTGGSSINSTITEGSINSEDAQSVDLGLYSENEDRGFYTENFHSASWVFRGDDVSPDNSPRCLSKRPRPVAIRERTVKIAKGTGNYPWGFRMQFSKPILVTEVDTNSAAEEAGLQVGDILIAVNGTDVTSIPHSEAANLARKGPDILTMIVGSDISRYPNTPKPTCRGYLHKRTQSAILKGWRKRWFVLKHNGYLHYYRHKKV